In the [Clostridium] colinum genome, one interval contains:
- a CDS encoding ABC transporter substrate-binding protein, which yields MKKFKNLILIFAILLSTLLVGCIFNEQEGSIESTTIENSNIVLDREGNEVILPEKTDKIISLAPSITETLVNLGLADNLVAVDKYSLKVDGVNKDLPIFDIMTPDAENIVALKPDIIFGTGMSKSDGTDPFAPMVEMGAFVTVVPTSTSVEGIKEDILFIGKVTKKEEEAKKIVSDYEERMNSILDKVKTVKQENPISVYFETSPMPDAYTFGKNTFLNDMINLLGAKNIFEEQDGWIPVSEEQVVAKNPSVILTNADFLETPVEDIKKRAGWENIDAVKNNKVYLIEKNTSSRANENSIVAFENIAKALYPELFEN from the coding sequence ATGAAAAAGTTTAAAAATTTAATTTTAATTTTTGCTATTTTATTGTCTACATTATTAGTTGGTTGTATTTTTAATGAACAAGAAGGTAGCATAGAAAGTACTACTATAGAAAATAGTAATATAGTGCTAGATAGAGAGGGTAATGAAGTTATTTTACCAGAAAAAACAGATAAAATAATTTCATTAGCACCTAGTATAACAGAAACATTAGTTAACTTAGGTCTTGCAGACAACCTTGTGGCAGTAGATAAATATTCTTTAAAAGTAGACGGAGTAAATAAAGATTTACCTATATTTGATATTATGACTCCAGATGCTGAAAATATTGTTGCATTAAAACCAGATATTATATTTGGTACTGGTATGAGCAAATCAGATGGTACAGACCCTTTTGCACCAATGGTAGAAATGGGAGCTTTTGTAACAGTTGTACCTACTTCTACAAGTGTTGAAGGTATAAAAGAAGATATTTTATTTATAGGTAAAGTTACAAAAAAAGAAGAAGAAGCTAAAAAAATAGTTAGTGATTATGAAGAAAGAATGAATTCTATTTTAGACAAAGTAAAAACAGTAAAACAAGAAAATCCTATAAGTGTATATTTTGAAACTTCTCCAATGCCAGATGCTTATACTTTTGGAAAAAATACATTTTTAAATGATATGATTAATTTATTAGGTGCAAAAAATATTTTTGAAGAACAAGATGGTTGGATACCAGTTTCTGAAGAGCAAGTAGTTGCTAAAAATCCTAGTGTTATACTTACAAACGCAGACTTTTTAGAAACACCAGTTGAAGATATAAAAAAGAGAGCTGGTTGGGAAAATATAGATGCAGTTAAAAACAATAAAGTATATTTAATAGAAAAAAATACTAGCTCAAGAGCAAATGAAAATTCTATTGTAGCTTTTGAAAATATAGCAAAAGCATTATATCCTGAATTATTTGAAAATTAG
- a CDS encoding cobyric acid synthase, whose product MSKIIMIQGTSSGVGKSIFATALCRIFTQDGYKVAPFKVQNMSSNAHILKDGNKMARSQAICAYACNTEPDYKMNPILLVPTKNNVEVYLNGKYKGNMDGFGYEEVKTDFLNQAKMSFDSLCEQNDIVVIEGAGSPVELNLIKNDIVNMGFAKIVNAPVLLISDISRGGIFASLYGTIKLMTEIEQSLIKGIIINKFKGNINYFEDGKNIIEDICKKDVLGILPYFDINIEDEDSLVDSGEMKTKEILIQNLKGEKTEDLYIKYLKEQFDLLANNFKSNLDMKKIYDILNLRV is encoded by the coding sequence ATGTCTAAAATAATAATGATACAAGGTACATCATCTGGTGTAGGAAAGTCTATATTTGCTACTGCTTTATGTAGAATTTTTACTCAAGATGGATATAAAGTAGCACCATTTAAAGTACAAAATATGTCTTCTAATGCACATATTTTAAAAGATGGAAATAAAATGGCTCGTTCTCAAGCTATTTGTGCTTACGCTTGTAACACAGAACCAGATTATAAAATGAACCCAATATTATTAGTACCTACAAAAAATAATGTAGAAGTTTATTTAAACGGTAAATATAAGGGAAATATGGACGGATTTGGTTATGAGGAAGTTAAAACAGACTTTTTAAATCAAGCTAAAATGTCTTTTGATAGTCTTTGTGAGCAAAATGATATAGTTGTTATTGAGGGAGCCGGAAGCCCTGTTGAGCTTAATCTTATAAAAAATGATATTGTAAATATGGGCTTTGCTAAAATAGTAAATGCCCCCGTATTATTAATATCAGATATATCAAGAGGTGGTATTTTTGCGTCTTTATATGGAACTATAAAACTTATGACAGAAATAGAACAGTCTCTTATAAAAGGTATTATTATAAACAAGTTTAAAGGTAATATTAATTATTTTGAAGATGGTAAAAATATTATAGAAGATATTTGTAAAAAAGATGTTTTAGGCATATTACCATATTTTGATATAAATATTGAAGATGAAGATAGCCTTGTAGATAGTGGAGAAATGAAGACAAAAGAAATTTTAATACAAAATCTAAAAGGTGAAAAAACAGAAGATTTATATATAAAATATTTAAAAGAACAGTTTGATTTGTTAGCAAATAATTTTAAATCAAATTTAGATATGAAAAAAATTTATGATATTTTAAATTTAAGGGTATAG
- a CDS encoding histidine phosphatase family protein yields MWDTNGDKIKINLIRHGKTYANEQKLYYGFSDIALSENGIKELYHLKNIIQYEMPSLFITSGLKRTIETLNILFGKVDYIVNENFKEMNFGDFELKSYKQLKNNEDYKKWIENIDENNIPNGETKKEFENRVIKAFEDLFHHCKKQKIKDVVVICHSGVISIIMMYLFKEKSKNFYDWLPSYGRGYTIIFKNKYKNYKNI; encoded by the coding sequence TTGTGGGATACCAATGGAGATAAAATAAAAATAAATTTAATAAGGCACGGTAAAACATATGCAAATGAACAAAAGCTATATTATGGATTTTCAGATATAGCGTTAAGCGAAAATGGGATAAAAGAGTTATACCATTTGAAAAATATTATACAATATGAAATGCCTAGTCTTTTTATAACAAGTGGGCTTAAAAGAACTATTGAAACATTAAATATACTTTTTGGAAAAGTAGATTATATAGTAAATGAAAATTTTAAAGAAATGAATTTTGGTGATTTTGAGCTTAAAAGTTATAAACAGTTAAAAAATAATGAAGATTATAAAAAATGGATTGAAAATATAGATGAAAATAATATACCTAATGGTGAAACAAAAAAAGAGTTTGAAAACAGAGTTATAAAAGCTTTTGAAGATTTATTTCATCATTGTAAAAAACAGAAAATTAAAGATGTAGTAGTCATTTGTCATAGTGGAGTAATATCAATTATAATGATGTATTTATTTAAAGAAAAAAGTAAAAATTTTTATGATTGGTTGCCTAGTTATGGCAGAGGATATACTATAATCTTTAAAAATAAATATAAAAATTATAAAAATATTTAG
- a CDS encoding bifunctional adenosylcobinamide kinase/adenosylcobinamide-phosphate guanylyltransferase produces the protein MIVYVSGGCKNGKSSIAEKIAFSLKEEDKPFYYIATMCPTDEEDLIRIEKHKKNRLHLNFKTIEIQKDIKNIENLCDLKGTFLIDSVTALLANEMFKDNLMLEAYKKVSEDLLYIISKMRNVVLVSDYIFSDSIKYDEITNTYKKGLAFIDKSCVKNADVLIEVCYNNIIVHKGKERFDEIKL, from the coding sequence ATGATTGTATATGTTTCTGGTGGTTGTAAAAATGGAAAATCTAGTATAGCAGAAAAAATAGCATTTTCTTTAAAAGAAGAAGATAAACCGTTTTATTATATAGCAACTATGTGTCCAACAGATGAAGAAGACTTAATAAGAATAGAAAAACATAAAAAAAATAGATTACATTTAAATTTTAAAACAATAGAAATACAAAAAGATATTAAAAATATAGAAAATTTATGTGATTTAAAAGGAACATTTTTAATAGATAGCGTTACAGCACTTTTAGCTAATGAGATGTTTAAAGATAATTTAATGTTAGAGGCTTATAAAAAGGTTAGTGAGGATTTATTATATATAATAAGTAAAATGAGAAATGTGGTATTAGTTTCTGACTATATTTTTTCTGACAGTATAAAATATGATGAAATAACTAACACATATAAAAAAGGGCTAGCTTTTATAGATAAATCTTGTGTTAAAAATGCAGATGTTTTAATAGAAGTATGCTACAACAACATTATAGTGCATAAAGGCAAAGAAAGGTTTGATGAAATAAAATTATGA
- a CDS encoding P-loop NTPase family protein translates to MILIIGGAYQGKLSYAKDKFNIDDSNVFFCDDKNIQIDFNKKIIANIDKFILAMIKNNKEPIIYIKENIDRFRDKIITCEDISCGIVPIEYEMRLLRESIGHSLSILSKNSDKVVRLFCGIPMEIK, encoded by the coding sequence ATGATACTTATTATAGGAGGAGCTTATCAAGGTAAATTAAGTTACGCTAAAGATAAGTTTAATATAGATGATAGTAATGTATTTTTTTGTGATGATAAAAATATCCAAATAGATTTTAATAAAAAAATAATAGCTAATATAGATAAATTTATTTTGGCTATGATAAAAAACAATAAAGAACCTATAATATACATAAAAGAAAATATAGATAGGTTTAGAGATAAAATAATAACTTGTGAAGATATATCTTGTGGTATTGTACCAATAGAATATGAAATGCGTCTTTTAAGAGAAAGTATAGGGCATAGCTTATCTATATTATCTAAAAATAGTGATAAGGTGGTTAGATTATTTTGTGGGATACCAATGGAGATAAAATAA
- a CDS encoding GNAT family N-acetyltransferase has product MIIQKADEKHLKEINEITNYFIINTNFNFNFEPKTLEDTKKWYNEHIENNLPIIVCLIGQKVVGWASLSKFRDYRGYDKTVEVSLYVKNEYKKMGIGSLLLEKIEYEARERGFHSIVSAITGGNEASINLHKKFGYDIKGIFEQIGYKNNTFLDVIFLYKIL; this is encoded by the coding sequence ATGATAATACAAAAAGCAGATGAAAAGCATTTAAAAGAAATAAATGAAATAACAAATTATTTTATAATAAATACAAATTTTAATTTTAATTTTGAACCAAAAACTTTAGAAGATACAAAAAAATGGTATAATGAACATATAGAAAATAATTTACCTATAATAGTATGTTTAATAGGTCAAAAAGTAGTAGGTTGGGCATCTTTATCTAAATTTAGAGATTATAGAGGCTATGATAAAACAGTAGAAGTATCTTTATATGTAAAAAATGAATATAAGAAAATGGGAATAGGTAGTTTATTATTAGAAAAAATAGAATATGAAGCTAGAGAAAGAGGGTTTCATTCAATAGTATCTGCTATAACAGGTGGTAATGAGGCTAGTATTAATTTACATAAAAAATTTGGATATGATATAAAAGGTATTTTTGAACAAATAGGATATAAAAATAATACTTTTTTAGATGTAATATTTTTATATAAGATATTATAG
- a CDS encoding adenosylcobinamide-GDP ribazoletransferase, with the protein MINGLFMAFSMYTTIPMPQVKWEEKNFPFIIVYLQFVGLVIGLIWFLGINIISNFNIPITIKSALVCLIPLFLSGFIHIDGYMDTCDAIFSRASLEKKYKILKDSCVGAFAVIGLLIINVIYYVCIYEILKQDKNITSLIFIPLFSRGITSLFIIKVNPISKEGFIANFKKDLNNKHFYTILIILLMFLFLSYYFSILKIILINILSCFIFATFCIKDLKGISGDLCGFIITTSSLTSILFLSIL; encoded by the coding sequence ATGATAAATGGACTTTTTATGGCTTTTTCTATGTATACAACAATACCTATGCCTCAAGTAAAATGGGAAGAAAAAAATTTTCCTTTTATTATAGTTTATTTACAGTTTGTAGGATTAGTTATTGGATTAATATGGTTTTTGGGTATAAATATAATAAGTAATTTTAATATACCAATAACTATAAAGTCAGCATTAGTATGTTTAATACCATTATTTTTAAGTGGATTTATTCATATAGATGGGTATATGGATACTTGTGATGCTATATTTTCAAGAGCTAGTTTAGAAAAAAAATATAAAATTTTAAAAGATTCTTGTGTTGGGGCATTTGCAGTAATAGGATTATTAATAATAAATGTTATATACTATGTATGTATTTATGAAATATTAAAACAAGATAAAAATATAACCTCTTTAATATTTATACCTTTGTTTTCAAGAGGTATTACTAGCTTATTTATTATAAAAGTTAATCCTATATCTAAAGAAGGGTTTATAGCTAATTTTAAAAAAGATTTAAATAATAAGCATTTTTATACTATTTTAATAATTTTATTAATGTTTTTATTTTTATCATATTATTTTAGCATATTAAAAATAATTTTAATAAATATATTAAGTTGTTTTATTTTTGCTACTTTTTGTATAAAAGATTTAAAAGGTATATCTGGAGATTTATGTGGATTTATAATAACAACAAGTTCTTTAACATCTATACTTTTTTTATCAATATTATAG